One Chiroxiphia lanceolata isolate bChiLan1 chromosome 28, bChiLan1.pri, whole genome shotgun sequence genomic window, CTGGGCTGGccccacagcgtgggcagcagggtcagggggattctgcccctctgccccactccAGTGAgaccccctgcagagctgctccagctctgggacaccGACATGgagacatggagctgctggagcaagtccagagggggccccggagctgctccaagggctggagccctcagctctggagccaggctgggagagctgggggggttcccctggagaggagaaggctccagggagagctgagagccccttgcagggcctgaaggggctccaagagctggagagggactggggacaagggatggagggacaggacacagggaatggcttcccactaccagagggcagggagagatgggatatgggaaggaattgttggctgcGAGGgtgtggaggggctgggatggaattgccagagaagctgtggctgcccctggatccctgggagtgtccaaggccaggttggagcaacctgggatagtggaagatacccctgtccatggcagagggttggaactgcatgggctttaaggtcccttccaacccaaagcattccaggattccatgattaAGCAGGGCTCGGGTCGGGCTTAATGCCACCAAAACAGCAAATGTAAAAACTCTTTTATTAGACAGAAATTAGAATTAGacagaaattagaaaatgtttttgttgaCTTCAGCGACACCATTagtgggagcagggggaggggaaagggttAACTGAGACTGTTGGGTTGAGATTGTGGGGTTGAGGCCAAATTTGGTGTCCAAAGGGAACAAAGGGCTCCCACAGGctggaaaatgcaaaatgcagctTTTGGCTCTGGTGGGATGGGCCCAGAGCTGTTTCCAGGAAGGAGGCTGATGGTGCATCTTGGCTTTATCTGTTTGTATCTGTACCAGAACACTTAGAAAAGTATCAGAACTGCAGATCCCGAGCATGCGCCGCCAGGGGTTTACAAAACATCCCGCGTATCACAAAGGACGGGGAACCTCAAAGCCCTGCTTCTCCGAAGGTATCCCGAAAGATTCCTCTctatttgtgtgtatatatatatatatatatttatatttcttcacTTAGCTTACATTGatgcaaaaaaagaacaactcGTTTAGGACGGTGTCATTCAGTGCCTTGCAAAAAAAATACCCgagatattaaatagaactgggtCAAACAAGCATTGCAGATGCTGCGGGTCCCCCACGACCCGGCTCACGAGAAGCAAGAATTCACCTGCTGCTTCCACGTGCCACAGAAATTACTCACAAGTGTGGTTTTTATGAAGCATCTCGCATCCCAGGTTTGTTTCTCCTGGTGCTGTAACTCTATGATTCAGCTGATTTAAGTCTCTTGCTAAGTGCTTGACCCGCCCTGAGCATCCTTTTGGCTGCATTTTAACTTCCTCTAGGTCAAGGTGCTGGAGTATGAGTGTGACTTGTCACCTATAGCATCCAAAATAGCTTTTTCTCAGGCTGTACACACCATTTTGGGGGTATTTTGGGCATTCAGCAGCACTTTTTGCCTTTGGCAGGCTGAGAAAGACTGACCACCGGCGCTTCGGCCTCGCCGAGGGGGGGAATAAAAAATGACTTTATTTGGTGTGttgctgcaggagggttttgCAGCATGCAAAGGTGTGGGATATGTACATGGGGAAGGcggtttttttttaggattaaAGGGTTAAAATTGCAACCTGGCAGCTTGTTGCTTGAAAACCCCATATCTGCCCCTATCCTGGGGATAGAGGTGCTTGGGTGCCCAGGGAAAGGGGGTGGCAGCGGGACTAAGGGGTTAAATAAAACCCTGCTCATTAGCAAAGGGCATTTTGGAGATGCTCTTGCAAGGATGCCAAGGAGAGGTCCCCTCTGCCTGGTCCCTCTCAGGGTGgccctgaggaggaggaggtggtgaaGGCCATGTTTTTTTGGGTACATCCAGCTGTCCTGCCTCACTGGGGACGTGTTTGGAGCGGAGAAGGAAATTTTCAATCCAGTTGCCTAAACCAGAGACAACCCCAAGGAAGCAATGGGGGTAAACCCCAAGGAGGTGATGGAGGTGAACCCCAAGGAGCTGATGGAGGTGAACCCCGAGGAGCTGATGGAGGTGAACCCCGAGGAGCTGATGGAGGTGAACCCGAGGAGGTGACGGGGAGCGCCGGCACCCGCGCGCCCCAAGGGCTCTTCACCGACGACGACCGCAAGCAAGAACAGGGAGGGCGGGGGGTCCCCACGGGGACACGGGTGACATCTCAAAGCCGTGGGATCCCGGGATCCATCAGTGCATGGCGAAGAGGACAAGGAGCAGGAGGGCGGCGAGCGAGGCGTCGGCGAGGTGCAGCCGGATGCCGTTGGCCAGGCGGTACTCGCGGTACTGCTGGATGCACATCTCCCGGATCACCTTGGTCACCACCCTGTTCTCCAGCTCCACCTCCGTCTGGTTCACGGCCTGCCCGGCGTCCGAGGCGTTCTTCTTGGCGGCGGGGCCGATGCTGTGCTCGGTGACGGTGATGTTGAAGCAGTCGGCCACGAAGACGTCCTGCGGGACGTAGCCGCCGTAGTCGCGGTAATACACCTGGTTGGGGTAGCGCGCCGAGTTCTCGTCCACCAGCGGTACTCGTCGGGGCTGTCGAAGCGATAGTGCATCCCCGACatggccctgcccatggcgtagccccccagcccccccaccCACcggcgcccgccgccgccgcccccgccacGTGCTTGAAGTTGGTCTTGGGCTTGGGAGCTTTCCACGGCTTCTGGTTGTGGTAGCTGCCCCCGCTGGAGGGGTTGTAGCCCTGGCCCCAGCCTGGGTAGCCAGGGTTGTGGGGGTAGCCCGGGTTGTGCGGGTAGCCGGGGTTGTGCGGGTAGCCAGGATTGGTGGGGGTAGCCCGGGTTGTGGGGGTAGCCGGCTGGCGGGGGTAGCTGTGGCTGGCGGTGGCTCCCCGTGCCCCACGTGCCCCCCCCGGGTTTGCCTTTGCCCTTCTTGGAGAAGGCGACGTCGGTGCAGATGCCGAGGAGCAGGACCACCAAGAAGCAGgtgagcagcagcctggccatGCTGTGGAACCTGAGGACACAAGGACAGGGAGTGtcagggcaggaggcagagacCCCCGTCTAAAACACACTTCATCCCCCTAGatccagctgcagaataaaCAGCTTTGCACTTAAAAGCATATTCATCTCTCCCCCCAAAGTATTAatcctccccccaaaaataaatatattttttatatgtatatatttattttgttatacaTATATATCCCCCCACGGGTTTTCAGCAGGGTAACAGCAATTtaagcagtgaaagaaaaaccttctggaaaaaaaaaaatgcttcgACTAATTAGGAGGTAAAACCCCACTTATCAAACCTGCTCTGTCTAATCAGATGAACATAAATGGGATTTCTGATGTGCCAGGATCAATGCAAGGAACGGATAGAGCCCAATCCCAAAGCTTTTGCATTACCCAGTGCTGTCAGGAGGGCAATGCCCAACTGGGCCCCAAGAGGTTTTATATTCCCAAGGAGCAGAATTCAGCGTATTTTGCCCAAATCCCTGTTAACGTGCAACAGGCCTGAAGTTAAACCAACATTTTTTGAGTTTAACATGTTTGCAATTATCCCTTACTCAGCGTTTCCTGCTGGCATTCCAGGGACATGCCAGGAATCTCCCACATCAGCTGGTGGCTGGCAAGGCTGAAATCCTATTTAACGAGCCATTTCTCTCCCTATGTGTAAAATCCAGCCTGTATACACACACCAGGTCTGCAAATCcttggaaaggacctccagGATTCCTTTGGATGCCTCCCTGCAAAGCCAAGGGCACCGAATTGCTGCTCCCCTCCTGTTTAATATGTGAGTGCACATTAGCAAAGAGTTTTTCCATCCTTCCTGAGCCTGAGCTATGCCCCAAAATCCCACGCCAGGATGCTGGGTAGGGCGAGAGAAGCATTCTCAGTGTGGGTGGGTGTTTCACAGCATCCTTGGATGTGCTTTTCTGGCTCCTGTTACAGTAGGAAACAATTAAATGTTAAGtcctaaatgctttttttttttgcagcaacTAATGGACCAACTTCCTTAAATTCACCCCTTTCCCCAGGGATAACCCCAGTGCAAGTAGGAGGTGATGGTCTCTCCTGAGATATCACCCTTAACAGCCAAAGAGGCCAAACAACCCACTGTTTAAACCAGAATTCTTCTGTTGCGACCTAGATATGGTTTTATGGGctacaaaaagcaaattaatctCTCCTTGGGTTCAGATAACaatgtttttctctccacaCTCCCTAAAATCTGGTCTTAGGTCAAGAAGCGTTTGATTTAAAGCCTTTTAAACATCTATGTTTGGGTGGGATCGTTTGCAAAAGGCCTAAATGAAAGAGCAGGGAAGATGCACAAGCCTGTCCCTGGTGATGGGGAGGAATTCCAGGCTTGGGCTGCCTGGCCATGGAAAAATCTGGGTGCAAACCACCCTCTTTGGAGTGGGTTTGCTGCCTCCTCACCCACCCGCTGGGGGCAGGGATGAGATCAGGGGGTTAAAAATAGCTGAAAGACGCGGCAGAACAACAAAACCTGGGTGAAAACCAGGAAATGGGGGGGAGACAGCAAAtggcaatttttaattttttttttttgagatatcACTCCCCACAGTGAGTTCCAAGGGGAAAAATCAGCCTCCGGATGAAAACAGGTTATGGCAAAGCCCTGTAGGAtgttccagcccagcagctctgaccTGCTCCTCTAATTGCCTTCgcagagctgagctctgatACACAGGGCGAAGGCTCGTTAGCGTCGCACTAATTAACCAGCTCTGAGCTTCATCCCGAACAAACGGTTCCCTGGCAAAAACCCGGGGCTGATGGGCACCAGGAGCCGCTTCCCCGGGCTTGGAGCTGTGATCCCTCTGCTCGGAATAACATTTCTGCTGTGGCCATAATATCGATATTAAATTATGCCACCGAATGGCTTCGTAGTTATTTTGCCCTGACTCTGTTTaaccttcctctcctctcatGCGGATGTGGGAAATGAGGAATTAATTCAGGT contains:
- the PRNP gene encoding LOW QUALITY PROTEIN: major prion protein homolog (The sequence of the model RefSeq protein was modified relative to this genomic sequence to represent the inferred CDS: inserted 3 bases in 2 codons; deleted 2 bases in 1 codon), whose amino-acid sequence is MARLLLTCFLVVLLLGICTDVAFSKKGKGKPGGGTWGTGSHRQPQLPPPAGYPHNPGYPHXNPGYPHNPGYPHNPGYPHNPGYPGWGQGYNPSSGGSYHNQKPWKAPKPKTNFKHVAGAAAAGAWVGGLGGYAMGRAMSGMHYRFDSPDEYRWWXENSARYPNQVYYRDYGGYVPQDVFVADCFNITVTEHSIGPAAKKNASDAGQAVNQTEVELENRVVTKVIREMCIQQYREYRLANGIRLHLADASLAALLLLVLFAMH